From the genome of Thermofilaceae archaeon:
TACGACGGGTACTCCGCACGCTTGAGCTTCCAGCATCGGCATGCACAGCCCTTCAGCGCTCGAAAGGCTTATGTAAACGTCGGCTCCCCGATAGATTTCGGGCATTCTATCCTCTGGGACAAATTCTTCTATGAACTCTACATTGGCGAAACTAATGCTTCTAGCAAGCATCTCCAAATCGAAGACTACAGGGGGTGGGCTGCACTTCTCTGTCAGCAACACCAGCTTCAAGGGGATGCCGTAAGCCTCTTCCGCCCTCTTGGCCGCCGCTATCAGCCCTGCAGGGTTCTTCTCTACCACGTTCCTCACAACGCTCAGCAGAGTGAACCTTTCCCCTCTTCTCTCAAGGCTACGGGGGCTGTAGAGCTTCGTATCAACACCGGGTGTTAC
Proteins encoded in this window:
- a CDS encoding glycosyltransferase family 4 protein, producing VTPGVDTKLYSPRSLERRGERFTLLSVVRNVVEKNPAGLIAAAKRAEEAYGIPLKLVLLTEKCSPPPVVFDLEMLARSISFANVEFIEEFVPEDRMPEIYRGADVYISLSSAEGLCMPMLEAQACGVPVVAHALPAIKAIYGESVAYVESEGVIYLPPGPAPLASVRRAAEVISELYRDESLRAELSSRGLENAKRYDWDERVGPKLEEALRRAAAS